DNA sequence from the Chitinophagaceae bacterium genome:
TAAAAATTAAAAAAATAATTATATTATACAATTTATCTACAACATTATATAAAAATAATTAAAATAAAAATCAAAACCAATAAAAATCAAAATATATATCTTAATTATATATCTTGCTAATTATAAAAAATATAAAATCACATTATAATAATTTATTTGAGAATAGAGTATGAGATGCATTATTTTCGGATTAGGAAATTTTGGAAGCACCCTTTGTAAAACATTAACCATAATGGGACACGAAGTGGTAGGAGTAGATAAAAAAATGGATAAAGTAGAACTCCATAAAGAATATATAACTCACACAGTATGCTTAGATTCTACCGATAAACAAGCAATTAATACACTTCCGATAGATGATGCGGATATTGTTATGGTTACTATTGGAGAAGACGAAGGAGCATCCATTCTTACTACCGCATTAGCGAAGCAGATGAAAGCAAAACGAATCATTGTAAGAGTATTAAGCCCCGTTCAAAAAGCCGTTATGGAAGCAATGGATGTAAAAGAATTTATTATGCCCGAGCAAGATTCCGCAGAACGACTCGCAAGAAATCTTGATTTCACTGGAATAATAAATAATATAGAAATAACCGACGAATACAGCGTAGTAGAAGTAATAGTTCCCAAAAAATACGAAGGAATGGCTCTCAAAGA
Encoded proteins:
- a CDS encoding TrkA family potassium uptake protein, whose translation is MRCIIFGLGNFGSTLCKTLTIMGHEVVGVDKKMDKVELHKEYITHTVCLDSTDKQAINTLPIDDADIVMVTIGEDEGASILTTALAKQMKAKRIIVRVLSPVQKAVMEAMDVKEFIMPEQDSAERLARNLDFTGIINNIEITDEYSVVEVIVPKKYEGMALKEIPIHKKYGINILAIIEYDKESNNPFEENITGERKHIRNILSADEKIQKDTHLLLFGNTSQIKKMLESTTE